Sequence from the Temnothorax longispinosus isolate EJ_2023e chromosome 6, Tlon_JGU_v1, whole genome shotgun sequence genome:
TGtgtagaattaattataacggCACGTCGATGAATCATCGCTATCATCGCATAATATCCGATTGTTCCAAGTGTGAAGTGGATGTCGAGTGACGACTGTAATTATTGCGGGCGATAGTTTTTCAGCGATACCGACAAACGTCGTTAACAGGGAATGTAGTACCGCTACGGTATACCGTGTCTCCGTTCAACATTTTTGTCACAATAaatgaagaatatattttattataagaaaaggAAACTCTTGTCGCTGTGTAAtaactgaaaatatattagtaataCTGACGACTTCAATCGACCTCTCCACTATGCTAATGTTCAAGCCTATTACgctacattaatataataaatatatgtgattGCCACGCGCGGCAACGTATAGCCGTGTAGCAAACGATAATTGATTgtcatgtaaatataattaaaaaaataacaagataAAAGTAACAAAGTATCGTTACTTGTATATcctaagaatatttatatatctgaaTCAGgtactctttttctctttgcatCAATCGCCGTCGAGACGTTTCGTGATTTCCTTCTTCGACATCGCGCGACACTACAAAAGTCGcttaaaaaaggaaatttgtAAGTAAATATACGGATACAAGAGAAGGCTTTGAGGCAATAGGATATTAAGCCACACGAAAATCTTGGTACTCGTGCTCTTTTACGAAATCGATGACCTCAATAAAATCTTGCACTCCCACCGGGGATGATGTTAAGGGATAGGCATAgatgttgcaaaataaaatagcttACGATTCGTAGAATTCTTCCTAAATTATTCCTTCGTTAAATTTGTGACTTGCTGTATTATTGCCTCGAACGCTTCCCGTATATCAAGTATAAGTAGCAgtgatgaaaaaattattatttattaaaagcgaAATATTTGTGACGTTTGTAGGTAATTACACaagtaataagtaatttttgaaCTTAATAATTAACGCGTAGGGtatagtatataatttgtatttaccattgtctataaataattagtgCGTATACTTTGTAAAAATGTGTACTTTTTAGCGCTTTAAACGTATTTCTAAACATACataattcttctatttttttaatattctgtaaaaataaaattcttcaatTGGAAAAGTAATTACTTTTTCGCGACGAACGATTGGATCGACTCCaataattatgtgtatacaaaCACATgcgtttattataatatatacaaaggCTAGCAAAATGCAATTGTGCCGAGTTTACATCCAAAGTTTAGTTCTTTAAACTgcatttcaagaaaaaaaaaagaatcgtcggccaaatctataaaaaaattgttatccTGAATAGAAAATCATAGTCTCGAATTGTATTATGAGAGAATGTGTGAATTTCGATCAATAAAACccctattaatttaatgacgtACGTGTTCGTTATTCAAACGTAAATCCACACTTAAACTTTCACAGGCGATTATTCGGCTGGAGTAGTTCAGACAAAGCAAAGGTAAAAATCGTGCGAATTCagatttatttacgaaatgcgtttatttttacacaaatttttacacaatgCTTTAGGTGATTCAAAATGATTCATGTAACTCGAGTACAATCAGAGATCTAATATGTTAAGCACTACATTTTGGGTCGCTATGAGGGTGTCTTACTCTaatgcacacttttttttccGAGTACTGATAACGATATAATGACATTGTTATAACATTAATGACGGTAAAAGGGGGTAAATAATGAAGGGAAAGAAAACGCCAACTAACGATGTCTAAtcaaaactattatttaacaaaactCAGCGTAAATCAAATCGCGTAAATCCGTGAATATCCACccggtatacatatatgtgaaaaCTGAAAAGCCAAGTGTGTTGAGGttccaaaagaaaaaaaaggaaaaaaaaaagaaataaaagaaaattaaatgtgcCTGTACGACTGCGATATCGCGAAGGTCGAATTCTGTGTAATTTGAAAATGGGGGCGggaagaggggggggggggataaTCACCGGAGGGCGATTAATGCTACAGCGCGTGTCTCTAATgtgaataaaacaaaaaatatatagagcTTGGAATGAAAGTGCTTCATCCACGACGATTGCGAAcggtaattaataataataataattaataataatgatcgCAGTGAACGGTATGTATGCGAGTTACATAGCGTCTCTTAAGCACGCTCGCCGCGGATTCGCCGGGCCAGCTGGATGTCTTTAGGCATGATCGTGACACGTTTGGCGTGGATGGCGCACAAATTCGTGTCCTCGAACAGGCCGACCAGGTAAGCTTCCGACGCTTCCTGAAGGGCGCCTATAGCGGCGCTCTGGAAGCGCAGATCGGTCTTGAAGTCCTGGGCGATCTCACGAACCAGACGCTGGAACGGCAACTTCCTGATCAGCAGCTCGGTCGACTTCTGGTATCTTCGAATTTCTCGAAGCGCCACGGTACCGGGCCTGTCGCGGAAATCGCAGAAACGCTATAGTCGTGGCAACTGTTCGTCCGGGACACAATTTTGcgatatttattcatttattattatttttttaatacctgTAGCGATGCGGCTTCTTCACGCCACCGGTGGACGGCGCGCTCTTCCTCGCGGCTTTGGTCGCGAGCTGCTTACGGGGGGCTTTACCTCCCGTTGACTTACGGGCCGTCTGCTTGGTACGCGCCATGATTCAACCTGCGACAATAATTGTCGACTAAGTACTAATCCCGGGGTTCGAAGGGGGGAGATTTCGCAAAACGTAAAGAAGTGAAGATCTTTAAATCTCAGGGGGCGAAGAAGGGGGGAATTTGGATTCGCGCACGACCGCATTCAACGCTATCGTATTTCCCCCTCCGTCGTCAGATTCAGTTTTCGAAGCTAATTGCATGTAATTAGAGACGAGCTGCAGTCGTTGACAATTTCTAATCGGCAAACGCGCGTACAGCGACGCCGACGGCCGAGCGACGCTTGTTAGAGCGCGGCCAAGTTCGGAGGAACGGGAAAAGCGGTGGTGGGAGGGAAGATGGTGGGGCGGTAATTGTAAGTTAGGGGGGAGGTGCATAACTCGTCGCGGTACGCGCGGAGGAACCGCGCACCGAGAAAACGCTGCGCGCGTTGCGCAATGCACGAACTTTCGTTCCCCCGTGGCGGCGAAGACGGGCGGGGGGAGCGCGAGGGGGGCGCGAGAAAGGTGGTGGGAACgatggagaaagagagggagaggaataGACGGCGAGAAgcgagaagaggaaaaaaaaccaCGCGCTGTCAGCCGAGGAATTCGCGTCCGTGGCGATCGGCGTCGTCCCGAGACGTGTCCGAATTCTCGATCGGGAAGGGAACAGGTCGATCGGCGACGTCGCGATCGACGATAAAACCGGGAACGACGGTCGCGGTCGTCATCGCCACGCGCCACGCGCCGCCGTCGTTCGTCGCCGCGACGCGTTCCCCGCATCGCCGAACGTCAATCGCAAAATGGTGGCGAACGTGCGGCGGCGTGAAAATTCGGGGAGATTTTTCCCCGAAATCTCGACGGTCCGCACGGGCTCCCTGGATCGCTTTTGCACgcccgtgcgcgcgcgcgcaaaagtGACCGCTCGCGCGACGGGTCGGAAACCCGCGGGTTCGGGGTTTTACCTACCTGAGACGGGTTCTCGGGCACGAGCGGGGACGCGAAGCGAACTAGATACACTATCCGTTTCCTCGCACACTCCGATGGCAGTGGACGCTCTCCCGAGTCCACGGCTCTCTCGCGCGTCCCTACCGTCCCCCTCGCTGCCCCTGTTCTGCCTACCCCCCTGTCCCTCCGTCTCTCCTCACCGCTctccgccgccaccgccgccgccgccgcgggaAATTAAATCGTGCGAGAGGCACGTAGGAGCCCGCGGTGCGCCGCCGGCCAATCCGGCGGCGGGCCGTCGGCCGGCCGGCGCGTCTTATTGGTCGCCGCGGCATCGAGTGCGGCGCGAGTGCCCTGTCAATCGCTCGAAATCGTCCTACGATACGCTCTCCCGACCTCGCCGGGTACCCCCCTCGCCACCCCTCGCGCCATGGTTTCCACCGTCCCGCCCGCCCCCCGCGGTTGCGCTCGTGCCGATGATTCTCCGAATCGCGCGCGCActcctctctcgcgcgcgcggaagaaCGCGGACAATGTCGCGCACACCGCGTACGGAGAGTACGGAGACGGGAGCTCTGTCATCTGGCGCGCCGGGGGGGCAGAGGGGACGGGTAGGGGGGCGAGTTCGATGGATCGATGGACGGCGCGGAAATCTAATGAGTTTTCAGGGATGTAAATGCCGCggcgcgccgcgtcgcgcgccAAGAGAGCGGACGATTTCCCGACGGGCGCGAGCGAGATCAATAACGACGTGTTCCCGCTTCCCGCCgcacgcgacgacgacgaggacgctGGGCTTTTACGCTCGCGCGTAACCGCGGTCACGTGACCGCCGCTACGTACACGCTTTGTTCGGACAGCGCGCTAATCGTCCTCTCGTTGCCCGCGTTCCACGTTTGTTTCTCGTCGCCGCGTACGatgggcgggggggggggggcgataTCATCATCTGCGCAAAAGTAAATAGGAATAGGAaatcgcgagcgcgcgcgatcgaCCGAATTGAGAACCAATCGGCCCGCGCACTTGGCGCTATAAATATAGGATAATGTCATATGGCCGCGGGGGCAGGGCGAAGGGGGGCGGGAGGCGAGGAGCTTTGTCTCCGCGAGCGCGACCCCGCTCGTTCGGCAACCGCTACGCGGGCGTTTAGCCTGGATTTTCGCTCGTTAACCTAGGATGCCGAGAAAAACCCTCGTTCTTGGGAATCAAAGACGGCTGAGGGGCCAGGCGGGAGGGACTCCCGTTTCCCTTGTTCCGGGGGAAGGGTGGGGTGGGGGGGTAGAACCGAGGTGAAAATCGAGCGCGCGTCGCGGTTACTCCGCGCCGCGTCCTCGCGACGATTATCCGCGCGAAATAGTCCCACATTCAGCTTCCTCCTCTCgaggaggggggaggggagaggaGTTGTATACTCACAGCTTAATTACCGCGCGTAATTTCTCGATTCTCTTCGTCGTATCGTCCGATCGACTGATCTCCGAGCTCGGGCTGTCCCGTCGTCCACGGATCgcgaaaaaacaaaaaaaaaagagtgagACAGGTAGACACGGGCGAGGATCGAGGATGCGTGTGTCGAAAAGCGATGACGCGACGCTACTGTTTACAATGCGGGAGAAAGGAGACTATCGCGCGATAATAGCGTGGGGCTGGCTGTGACGTAGGGCAAGACTATTTCGTTCCGCTTATTATCGACCCGCGAAATAGCGAGAGATCGATGCCCGGTCTAGAgttttgagagagagagagagagatcaagAGCCCGTGCGCaagtgcgcgcgcgtgcacgcacgcacgttcTTGCGCTCGATTTTTTCGCACGCAATGAGCGTCGCGCGTCACACGCATCGTCCTCGTCTCGCGGCGGCTCACGCGAATCGATAGCGATGTGCAGCTCCGTGCAAATGCCTGCACagacgtgcgcgcgcgcgatcctAGGCTTTAGAGCCCCGGACAGAGGGCATACAATgttaatgtacatatatgaaatataaaacaaaatcacgcacacatatatacatatatataaacacacCCATGTAAAGACGGGATATAAAAAGGCAATTTTCGTTACATCCattagaaaatgtattttgctATAATGTTGTTATAATCATTCGGTTAGTACTATAATTGTTAAGATAATTACAACCTATAATTGCGAATTCGCCAACGAGGGCTGCATTTGGAACGAAAGAAGCTGCCACTGTTAAACAATATCGATTTGTACGGAATAGACGATAGAAAGTCGGAAACaaaacgttaatttttttttttactttatagtACTACTTTCCAAGATTCTTacaaatcgaaaaaaattactgcAACGCCAATTGCAGCCCTCTTGCCGCATCTTCAATAATACGTGTCTAgatgtatgtatttattaatgattttcTTAGGGTTACATAAAACACTTAACTTATCCTCTAAgcttacaatataatttatattatatacgtatatgcgCAATACATGCACTGATTTTTTTTGCAGGTCTAAAGTGTGAGAAGACTAAATGCAAATCGAACTATGTgttgtgtaataatattattaccaATAAACAATCAACTATCTTGTCTGTATTCTATCGCTCTTCGATACTTGTAGACATATCCCTTTATAATGAAAAGTGTGCATATATATAGCTGTactagtaaaaataataaattttgtttgtacCTAAGctaaggttttttttttaatgttgtaAACGTGGATTTACTGCCCGTGTAAAATCATCTTCCTCgattaatattctaaaataaagcGCTAATACCAAGTGTTCTATGAAAAAGATGGGCGAAATCTATGAGATACATTTGCGTGTTACATATTTTCACTACaacattgaaatatataaaaaaaaaagtaaacttCTCTTCGGacaatttctttcttcaacTAATGACTCGagcaatttttgtatattaaaagtaaattacaccactttttgaatttgtcgacttttttttaatcattggTATGAATCACTACGTCTCATTGCATTAGAAAGTCTAATGAAGACTCACTCGTTATTCTTCGTGTCTTTCCCTTCTATTACAGCGGTTGGCAGTGTGTTAACTATGATAAATATACACAGAAGAGAgtcaagaaaaattttagatgGTTCAGAAACGTAGAGTGTccaaataaaagtaaaatgaaaACGCTCTGCGTATTCGCAAACGGTTTAAGCGCGTTCACCGCGAATTCGCCGCGCGAGCTGTATATCTTTTGGCATGATCGTGACACGTTTGGCGTGAATGGCGCACAAATTCGTGTCTTCGAACAGGCCGACCAGGTAAGCTTCCGACGCTTCCTGGAGGGCACCTATAGCGGCGCTCTGGAAGCGCAGATCGGTCTTGAAATCCTGGGCGATTTCACGAACCAAACGCTGGAACGGCAACTTCCTGATGAGCAACTCGGTAGACTTCTGGTATCTTCGGATTTCTCGAAGTGCCACGGTACCGGGCCTAAAGGCAAAAGATAAATCTAAGATAAGACAAAAAAttcttcagaaaaaaaaaacattcgaTCACTTTTTCTCAAAGACGATTTAAAATCTTGCTAaagtaatttgtatttaattacttcaacatttaatttaattttaatttaattcacaGATTACAATTATCGTCGGTAATGTCGGTATTATCcagaattttttcaaactgTCAAGTCGATAagcactttatttttattctttaaataaataatttggttGTCGAGAGAAAGTTCATActcgtaaatattttgtatgtagtacacacgtatatataccTGTAACGATGAGGTTTCTTGACGCCTCCAGTGGACGGCGCGCTCTTACGCGCAGCTTTGGTGGCGAGCTGCTTCCTGGGCGCCTTTCCACCCGTCGACTTACGAGCCGTCTGCTTGGTACGTGCCATAACTGCGAGCAAGCTTCCGTAGCTTTTCTCTTCTGTCTGTCACTGACTTCCGTCCCTAGTAGGACAAAGCACCGAGATACATACGTTAAGATGCTCACTTGGCAggagggaggagagaaagaaagagagaaagagagagagagagagcagacTATAATCTAGTCCCCCGCCGCGCGTGTACGTACATACACCAACGCGCACACACTGCAAAGGGTGGGGGAAcagaggaagagaaagggcGGAAcacgagagaagaaaaaaaaaccggaaTGATCACCGGATATTCGATCGCGAGATCCTCGCCGGAAGTCGAAACACGCGAGATTTTCAGACGGGCGTGCCACGAATTCGGCGCCGGGCGAGTCGCCGGGATGCCGTACGCGGGTgtctcgcgactcgcgacgtCGATTTCCCTCCAAAAATGAGCGACACACAATAAACAAGATGGCGGCAGGGCCGAATGCACTTTTCCCCGACCGAGTCACGCGCGGTCGCGGTAAACCGTTCTCTCCTCGCGGTTTTCCCCACCGACGACGCGTCGTATCCTCGAGAGCGAGATCGACGAATACGCGTGAGATGCGCGAGGACACGCGCCGCGTCGTTCGACCGACAATCGCGATCGTCCGCGGGGACAGCTCA
This genomic interval carries:
- the LOC139814588 gene encoding histone H3.3A, with the protein product MARTKQTARKSTGGKAPRKQLATKAARKSAPSTGGVKKPHRYRPGTVALREIRRYQKSTELLIRKLPFQRLVREIAQDFKTDLRFQSAAIGALQEASEAYLVGLFEDTNLCAIHAKRVTIMPKDIQLARRIRGERA
- the LOC139814589 gene encoding histone H3.3A, which gives rise to MARTKQTARKSTGGKAPRKQLATKAARKSAPSTGGVKKPHRYRPGTVALREIRRYQKSTELLIRKLPFQRLVREIAQDFKTDLRFQSAAIGALQEASEAYLVGLFEDTNLCAIHAKRVTIMPKDIQLARRIRGERA